From a single Pseudoliparis swirei isolate HS2019 ecotype Mariana Trench chromosome 12, NWPU_hadal_v1, whole genome shotgun sequence genomic region:
- the lca5 gene encoding lebercilin, which produces MRISPQSANMESENVTDPYEDNRHVDQSRQSLRSTKNDSQTSPFQKHEKIFRDKIQGEGEKDVCVESRSKTRTWRSDPDRDQVSDEEGRRSTGSLYSEDYENGSHSGRSSSPYSHSRTPSLTRGVRDGVPQRGVRAKRISNSPFYKAGGVGRRGVSRPQRPGGQPLTQQHRRGVRSQSKESTPPKDMDLVTKRMLSARLLKINELRNSLVELQQRTDELQKENRVLRQLQVRQEKALHRYDDTESEISQLLLRHTNETQVLRERLRRTQERERAAERRMKGGEEQLQRSQATAARLKKLVDQRDLGARDELSRRLDDEKTRAQEAAHRIKELERSVELSSSSYQRQLAAERKKTLGAQEEIRTLQEELERLTNKLKEKERELDAKNIYANRMTKPEKLRKDVDSGGKRKVPSRSSSKAVQTKDRASSLDFPTPPPATSDANECGEQAPDEYLSLKEFDRVDRRAETEDRHQKLEQQKMRDRRKEGEKEMVKTEQENEEKREVHRELNVLEEKAKTPRDGSEKKKEQDDGKRTTESSQSNQKEDHNRKHSHVQEEVERWNHGALANQQAAEEAHRKKQQLLAKMREIDRQEHGAQDVAFEPSPSEFHQAPRNQPSPRLPEQRNQNSHIFHLAESAESAGLRSGSDDAGRRRSGFGKRAPRTQIPTEDMAFGSYAPSFGHPASRGSSGFPPPPPKEDRESALEAIGVFSLRGVETEREKETDRGAGKEKKSSLMQQLFGALATPAGDGVSASNNTEVLNSPPTTNGAHPRREGLFNSGPSTPPSSSLNTLHVTDSRPAIRAIASFDDDIEELTL; this is translated from the exons ATGCG CATTTCTCCTCAAAGTGCCAACATGGAATCTGAAAACGTAACTGATCCGTATGAAGACAACCGGCATGTTGATCAAAGTCGCCAGTCACTCCGGAGTACGAAGAACGATTCCCAAACGTCACCCTTCCAAAAACATGAAAAGATCTTCCGGGACAAGATCCAGGGCGAGGGGGAAAAAGATGTCTGTGTTGAGAGTAGATCGAAAACCAGAACCTGGCGTTCAGATCCAGATCGGGACCAGGTATCGGATGAAGAGGGACGGAGAAGTACCGGGTCGTTGTACTCGGAGGACTATGAGAATGGGTCTCATTCGGGCCGGTCGAGCTCACCATACTCCCACTCCCGGACTCCATCCCTTACCCGAGGTGTCAGGGATGGAGTCCCTCAGAGAGGGGTAAGGGCAAAGAGGATTTCCAACAGCCCCTTCTACAAGGCAG GAGGTGTGGGCCGGCGGGGCGTGTCACGTCCACAGCGTCCAGGTGGCCAGCCCCTGACCCAGCAGCATCGCAGGGGGGTGCGCTCACAAAGCAAGGAGTCCACGCCGCCTAAAGACATGGACCTGGTGACCAAGAGGATGCTTTCGGCCCGCCTGCTAAAGATCAACGAATTGCGTAACTCACTTGTTGAGCTGCAACAGCGCACTGATGAGCTGCAGAAGGAAAATCGAGTTCTCAGACAG CTTCAGGTGCGTCAAGAGAAAGCCCTGCATCGCTACGACGATACGGAAAGCGAGATCTCCCAGCTCCTGCTGCGCCACACCAACGAGACCCAGGTGCTGCGCGAGCGGCTCAGGCGCACGCAGGAGCGGGAGCGGGCGGCCGAGCGCCGGATGAAGGGCGGCgaggagcagctgcagaggAGCCAGGCGACCGCCGCGCGGCTGAAGAAGCTGGTCGACCAGCGAGATCTAGGAGCCAGAGACGAGCTGAGCCGCAGGCTGGATGACGAGAAGACACGGGCCCAGGAGGCGGCACACAGGATTAAG gagCTGGAGCGCAGCGTGGAgctgagcagcagcagttaCCAGCGGCAGCTGGCTGCGGAGAGGAAGAAGACTCTCGGTGCCCAGGAAGAGATCCGGACtctgcaggaggagctggaacGACTGACCAATAAGCTCAAG gagaaggagagagaactaGACGCTAAGAACATTTATGCCAATCGCATGACGAAACCTGAGAAACTGAGAAAAGATGTCGACAGTGGCGGAAAGCGGAAAG TCCCCAGCAGGAGCAGTTCCAAGGCCGTTCAGACCAAAGACAGAGCGTCTAGTCTGGATTTCCCGACACCTCCCCCTGCCACCTCCGATGCCAATGAATGCGGTGAACAGGCCCCTGATGAATACCTATCACTCAAG GAGTTTGACAGAGTGGACCGACGGGCAGAGACAGAAGACCGACACCAAAAGTTGGAACAGCAGAAGATGAGAGACCGAAGaaaagagggggagaaggagatggTGAAGACAGAGCAGGAGAATGAGGAGAAGCGGGAAGTCCACCGGGAGCTCAATGTGCTTGAGGAGAAGGCAAAGACACCGAGAGATG GttcggagaagaaaaaagagcaagACGACGGTAAGAGGACGACAGAAAGTTCCCAGTCAAACCAGAAGGAAGACCACAACAGGAAGCACAGCCATGTCCaggaagaggtggagaggtggaacCACGGGGCTCTGGCCAATCAGCAAGCAGCAGAGGAAGCGCATCGCAAAAAACAACAGCTGCTGGCGAAGATGCGTGAGATCGACCGCCAGGAACACGGAGCCCAGGACGTCGCGTTTGAGCCGAGTCCTTCTGAGTTCCACCAGGCTCCCAGAAACCAgccctctcctcgtcttccgGAGCAGAGGAACCAAAACTCTCACATTTTTCACCTCGCAGAATCGGCGGAGTCGGCCGGTCTGCGCTCCGGTAGCGACGACGCCGGAAGGAGAAGATCGGGCTTCGGGAAGAGAGCGCCTCGGACCCAAATACCCACGGAGGACATGGCATTCGGAAGCTACGCGCCCTCTTTCGGACATCCGGCCTCTCGCGGTTCCTCCGGCTTCCCTCCACCTCCGCCCAAAGAGGACAGGGAGTCTGCACTGGAGGCCATCGGTGTTTTTAGTCTTCGAGgggtggagacggagagagagaaggagacggaCAGAGGGGCGGGCAAGGAGAAGAAGTCCAGCCTCATGCAGCAGCTATTTGGTGCCCTGGCAACACCTGCGGGTGACGGTGTGAGCGCCTCCAATAACACGGAGGTCCTCAACAGTCCTCCGACTACCAATGGGGCGCATCCAAGAAGAGAAGGACTGTTTAACTCGGGGCCTTCTACTCCTCCATCGTCCTCCCTGAACACCCTACACGTCACGGACAGCAGGCCCGCAATCCGCGCCATCGCCTCCTTCGATGATGACATAGAGGAACTTACTTTAtga
- the fam167ab gene encoding protein FAM167A isoform X1: MRLRMDSPSALPIILAEASGAEAECGEDAVLATEDHLENLKALTEKLKLETRRPSYLEWKARIEAESFRESRSGKGPIQVEPEGKVIGKSDGIQCKLPSGVLKGFENIDEALSWLRRELTDMRLQDQQLAMQLMRLRSDIHELKIEQTCHLHRRMLNEATFGLEERDELSGLLCECPVTPGLGLSAPLRLIGVTKMNINSRRFSLC, from the exons AT gaGATTAAGGATGGACTCTCCCTCAGCTCTTCCGATTATTTTGGCCGAGGCCAGCGGGGCGGAGGCAGAATGTGGGGAAGACGCGGTTTTGGCCACAGAAGACCATCTCGAGAACTTGAAGGCGTTGACGGAGAAACTCAAACTGGAAACCAGGAGGCCTTCGTACTTGGAGTGGAAAGCCCGGATCGAGGCGGAAAGCTTCAGAGAATCCAGAAGTGGAAAAGGCCCGATCCAAGTGGAGCCAGAGGGGAAAGTCATCGGGAAGTCTGACGGGATTCAGTGCAAGTTGCCTTCAGGTGTTCTGAAAGGATTTGAGAACATCGATGAAGCTCTCAGTTGGCTGAGGAGAGAACTG ACCGACATGCGCCTGCAGGACCAGCAGCTGGCGATGCAGCTCATGCGGCTCCGCAGCGACATCCACGAGCTGAAGATCGAGCAGACGTGCCACCTGCACCGGCGGATGCTCAACGAAGCCACCTTCGGCCTGGAGGAGCGCGACGAGCTGTCGGGCCTGCTGTGCGAATGCCCGGTCACCCCGGGCCTCGGCCTCTCGGCCCCGCTGCGGCTCATCGGCGTCACCAAGATGAACATTAACTCTCGGCGTTTCTCGCTCTGCTAG
- the fam167ab gene encoding protein FAM167A isoform X2, translated as MDSPSALPIILAEASGAEAECGEDAVLATEDHLENLKALTEKLKLETRRPSYLEWKARIEAESFRESRSGKGPIQVEPEGKVIGKSDGIQCKLPSGVLKGFENIDEALSWLRRELTDMRLQDQQLAMQLMRLRSDIHELKIEQTCHLHRRMLNEATFGLEERDELSGLLCECPVTPGLGLSAPLRLIGVTKMNINSRRFSLC; from the exons ATGGACTCTCCCTCAGCTCTTCCGATTATTTTGGCCGAGGCCAGCGGGGCGGAGGCAGAATGTGGGGAAGACGCGGTTTTGGCCACAGAAGACCATCTCGAGAACTTGAAGGCGTTGACGGAGAAACTCAAACTGGAAACCAGGAGGCCTTCGTACTTGGAGTGGAAAGCCCGGATCGAGGCGGAAAGCTTCAGAGAATCCAGAAGTGGAAAAGGCCCGATCCAAGTGGAGCCAGAGGGGAAAGTCATCGGGAAGTCTGACGGGATTCAGTGCAAGTTGCCTTCAGGTGTTCTGAAAGGATTTGAGAACATCGATGAAGCTCTCAGTTGGCTGAGGAGAGAACTG ACCGACATGCGCCTGCAGGACCAGCAGCTGGCGATGCAGCTCATGCGGCTCCGCAGCGACATCCACGAGCTGAAGATCGAGCAGACGTGCCACCTGCACCGGCGGATGCTCAACGAAGCCACCTTCGGCCTGGAGGAGCGCGACGAGCTGTCGGGCCTGCTGTGCGAATGCCCGGTCACCCCGGGCCTCGGCCTCTCGGCCCCGCTGCGGCTCATCGGCGTCACCAAGATGAACATTAACTCTCGGCGTTTCTCGCTCTGCTAG